The Esox lucius isolate fEsoLuc1 chromosome 5, fEsoLuc1.pri, whole genome shotgun sequence genome includes a region encoding these proteins:
- the lrrc3ca gene encoding leucine-rich repeat-containing protein 3B, which yields MPLLASGWLLRHSVVMCLLLHSLVLMTFCFNHAATSCSQRCYCSESDGDGKTVRCSNLRLTEIPQDLPNDTRRIYLDFNLLTEVPSNAFLDLPLLSELDLSNNELARLEPGAFRGLGTSLTFLDLSSNKLVNFNPEAFEGLRARANLTNNPWRCDCDLQMAMPRVGLEPLSLTGIVCETSDPPKVGAVGVPFLLAKDLDLCVITKKTTDVAMLVTMFGWFTMVISYLVYYVRQNTEDARRHLQYLKSLPTKQGQSEVSSSISTVV from the coding sequence ATGCCCCTGCTGGCGAGCGGCTGGCTCCTACGCCATTCGGTGGTCATGTGTCTGCTGCTGCACAGCCTGGTGCTCATGACGTTCTGCTTCAACCACGCCGCCACCAGCTGCTCCCAGCGCTGCTACTGCTCCGAGAGCGATGGCGACGGCAAGACGGTGCGCTGCAGCAACCTGCGCCTCACCGAGATCCCCCAAGACCTGCCCAATGACACGCGACGCATCTACTTGGACTTCAACCTCCTCACGGAGGTCCCCAGCAATGCATTCCTGGACCTCCCCCTGCTAAGCGAGCTGGACCTCTCCAACAATGAGTTAGCCCGGCTGGAGCCAGGGGCCTTCCGAGGCCTGGGGACCTCGCTCACGTTCCTGGATCTGTCCTCTAATAAACTGGTCAACTTTAACCCGGAGGCCTTCGAAGGGCTTCGGGCACGCGCCAACCTGACCAACAACCCGTGGCGCTGCGACTGCGACCTGCAGATGGCCATGCCCCGCGTTGGCCTGGAGCCGCTGTCGCTGACAGGCATCGTGTGCGAGACATCCGACCCTCCAAAAGTGGGGGCGGTTGGTGTGCCCTTCCTACTGGCCAAAGATTTGGACCTGTGTGTGATCACAAAGAAGACCACAGACGTGGCCATGCTGGTCACCATGTTTGGCTGGTTCACCATGGTCATCTCCTACCTGGTCTACTATGTCCGGCAAAACACGGAGGACGCCCGGCGCCACCTGCAGTATCTTAAATCCCTGCCTACCAAGCAGGGCCAGTCTGAAGTGTCTTCTTCCATCAGCACGGTTGTATAG